One Sodalinema gerasimenkoae IPPAS B-353 DNA segment encodes these proteins:
- a CDS encoding glycosyltransferase family 39 protein: MKPSRVNTRLLLLLLGGSLLRLLTLGDKALWLDEVLTAIFSFGREMADIPQGQFFSVSDLPVHLSLNPDASCREIATTLARESTHPPLFFCWLQQWLRLLAPLGLSLADELRSLPALFGVLLIGAMYWLNRLALSPQAGLLTAGLVAVSPFAVYLSQEARHYTLPLLLISLSLGALLSWIRRRLGDRPLNIGTRPLWVICHSIGLYSHYFMAIAYLAQMATYITLRLGWNRLSWTHSSTPTSHRFSKSDLADLITLTLPGLLFLPWLSQLSQHLQRSETDWFQPFEPSWTDHLAPLGQTLASWVVMWVTLPIEQQPWAIAIPSGLAMLGITAWLARMTWQGGQRLWSEKSRRLPLLLFLLVTAWTLLGFAILVYGFGKDITVAPRYHFVYYPSLCALVAAALSRHDSRKIPAIALVVGLISSLVVISGFAFEKPYQPRHIAQQLTRSASIPLEVVIGYENSQEIALGLSFALELPPPTQMAFLSRQQGYEQTWQHLAQLPHSVEVPDTPSSAAEWDLWIIAPGLREAEYPPQLLRQGLGCDRIPDEYYRLGIPYQRYHCQHPGV, encoded by the coding sequence ATGAAACCCTCTCGGGTCAACACTCGACTCCTGCTGCTACTCCTCGGAGGAAGCCTATTACGGCTGCTTACCCTGGGGGACAAAGCCCTATGGCTCGATGAAGTGCTAACCGCCATCTTTAGCTTCGGGCGAGAGATGGCCGATATTCCTCAGGGTCAGTTTTTCTCCGTCTCAGACTTGCCTGTGCATCTGAGTCTTAACCCCGATGCCAGTTGCCGTGAGATTGCCACAACCCTCGCCCGTGAGTCCACCCATCCGCCGCTGTTTTTCTGCTGGCTTCAGCAGTGGTTGCGGCTGTTAGCCCCCCTAGGATTGTCCTTGGCCGATGAGTTGCGATCGCTGCCGGCCCTGTTTGGCGTACTGCTCATTGGGGCCATGTACTGGCTCAATCGGCTGGCCCTATCCCCCCAAGCCGGACTCCTAACAGCAGGATTGGTGGCGGTGTCTCCCTTTGCCGTCTATCTCTCTCAAGAAGCCCGCCACTATACCCTACCCTTGCTGCTGATTAGTCTCAGTTTAGGGGCCTTGCTGTCTTGGATTCGTCGCCGTTTGGGCGATCGCCCCCTCAACATTGGCACTCGTCCCCTCTGGGTGATATGCCATAGTATCGGTCTCTATAGCCATTACTTCATGGCGATCGCCTATCTGGCCCAAATGGCAACCTATATCACCCTACGTCTGGGCTGGAACCGTCTCAGTTGGACTCACTCATCAACGCCAACGTCTCACCGCTTCTCCAAATCGGACCTGGCAGATCTGATAACGTTGACGCTGCCGGGCTTGCTCTTTCTCCCCTGGCTCTCTCAACTGAGTCAACATCTGCAACGCTCAGAAACCGACTGGTTCCAACCCTTTGAACCCAGTTGGACGGATCATCTCGCCCCCCTGGGGCAAACCCTAGCCAGTTGGGTGGTGATGTGGGTTACCCTTCCCATCGAACAACAACCCTGGGCGATCGCCATCCCCAGTGGACTAGCCATGCTGGGCATCACCGCCTGGCTGGCCCGGATGACATGGCAGGGAGGACAACGGCTGTGGTCTGAAAAATCCCGCCGCCTACCGCTACTGCTGTTTCTCCTCGTCACTGCCTGGACGCTGCTCGGATTTGCCATCCTCGTCTATGGCTTCGGGAAAGATATCACAGTCGCCCCACGCTATCACTTTGTCTATTATCCCAGCCTCTGTGCCTTAGTGGCTGCTGCTCTCAGCCGCCATGACTCCCGGAAAATTCCGGCGATCGCCCTGGTGGTCGGCCTAATCAGTAGCCTCGTAGTAATTTCCGGTTTCGCCTTTGAGAAACCCTATCAGCCCCGTCACATTGCCCAACAACTGACGCGATCGGCCTCCATTCCCTTAGAAGTGGTTATCGGCTATGAAAACAGCCAAGAAATCGCCCTAGGGCTAAGTTTTGCCCTCGAACTCCCTCCCCCAACTCAGATGGCGTTCCTCAGTCGTCAACAGGGCTATGAACAAACCTGGCAGCATCTGGCCCAACTGCCCCACTCAGTCGAAGTCCCAGACACCCCCTCCTCGGCCGCTGAATGGGATTTATGGATTATCGCCCCAGGATTACGGGAAGCCGAATATCCGCCACAGCTACTGCGTCAAGGGTTAGGGTGCGATCGCATCCCCGATGAGTATTACCGTCTCGGGATTCCCTACCAACGGTATCACTGTCAGCATCCTGGAGTCTGA
- the mutY gene encoding A/G-specific adenine glycosylase — protein MHSRQFSDAQRHQLRRSLLEWYRHQGRSLPWRDHPTPYRIWISEVMLQQTQVKTVLPYFERWMQQFPDVQRLAQADLQTVLKAWEGLGYYARARNLHRSAQEICDRHHGEFPQSYDEVLALPGIGRSTAGAILSAAFAQPQPLLDGNVKRVLARLIALAVPPSKALTELWDLSGQLLDPQNPRDFNQAIMDLGATCCTPKNPACLLCPWRHECQAYQTHTQHDLPMTESRSPLPHKEIGVAVIWNDRQQILIDRRPEEGLLGGLWEFPGGKLEAGESYPDCIRREIQEELAIDVEVGNHLITVSHAYSHFKVSLHVYHCRHLSGEPQALESQEIRWVRLDELDEFPFPKANSKIIAALREADTQKD, from the coding sequence GTGCATTCGAGACAATTCAGCGATGCTCAACGACACCAGTTACGGCGATCGCTGCTGGAGTGGTATCGTCACCAGGGGCGATCGCTTCCCTGGCGAGATCACCCCACCCCGTACCGAATCTGGATTTCGGAAGTGATGTTGCAACAGACGCAAGTGAAAACCGTTCTCCCTTACTTTGAACGGTGGATGCAGCAGTTCCCCGATGTCCAACGTTTGGCCCAAGCCGACTTACAAACGGTTCTCAAAGCCTGGGAAGGATTAGGCTACTATGCCCGGGCCCGCAACCTGCACCGAAGTGCCCAAGAGATTTGCGATCGCCATCATGGGGAATTTCCCCAAAGCTATGATGAGGTATTAGCTCTTCCCGGAATTGGTCGCAGTACCGCTGGAGCAATTCTTAGTGCTGCGTTTGCCCAACCTCAGCCCCTACTCGATGGCAACGTTAAACGAGTCTTAGCCCGACTGATTGCCCTAGCCGTTCCCCCGTCCAAAGCCTTAACGGAACTGTGGGATCTCTCGGGTCAACTTCTCGATCCTCAAAACCCCCGAGACTTCAACCAAGCCATCATGGACTTGGGGGCCACCTGTTGCACCCCCAAAAATCCCGCTTGTCTACTTTGTCCCTGGCGGCATGAATGCCAAGCCTATCAAACCCATACTCAACACGATCTTCCCATGACTGAATCCCGTTCACCCCTACCCCACAAAGAAATTGGCGTGGCCGTAATTTGGAACGATCGCCAACAAATTCTGATTGATCGCCGTCCCGAGGAGGGTCTCCTGGGGGGCCTGTGGGAGTTCCCTGGCGGTAAACTCGAAGCTGGTGAATCGTATCCCGACTGTATTCGCCGCGAAATCCAAGAAGAACTGGCCATTGATGTGGAAGTCGGCAATCACCTAATTACCGTCAGCCACGCCTACAGTCACTTCAAAGTCTCTCTCCATGTCTATCACTGTCGGCATCTATCGGGAGAACCCCAAGCCCTCGAATCCCAGGAAATCCGCTGGGTAAGGTTAGATGAACTCGATGAGTTTCCCTTCCCCAAAGCTAACAGCAAGATTATTGCCGCCCTGCGAGAGGCGGATACTCAGAAGGATTAA
- a CDS encoding phosphotransferase: MMQLYPAPTRLQSLDAHRVPVMRPHRGSQLGSDRPTFPTIYSSLSPQALISDVLSSYDIERVISCQFWNRGLSDVYLVQTITRSYILRVSHHHWRSRSDVYFELEFLSFCRDRCLPIAYPLRTTDNRLAVEINAPEGERYAALFVFAEGEVPLGDVNPTQSYLLGETLARIHEAAHLFRSRYHREPLSLEYLFDRSLHVISPFFSHRPCDRDYLNQTIADSKARLEALPQSEPHWTICWGDPHSGNAHFTPDGRVTLFDFDQCGYGWRAFDVAKFLHIALRTGISRKIRDAFLVGYESVSPLEPIETEMFQPLTQAAHLWSWAIAVNNAMMDNHSRLDNSYFSQRLEQLKLLRSPDWGLF; the protein is encoded by the coding sequence ATGATGCAACTCTATCCCGCACCCACTAGGCTTCAGTCACTTGATGCTCACCGAGTTCCTGTGATGCGCCCCCATCGGGGTTCTCAGTTAGGCAGCGATCGCCCCACCTTCCCCACCATCTATTCCAGCCTTTCCCCTCAGGCCCTAATTTCAGACGTTTTGTCATCTTATGACATTGAGCGAGTGATCTCCTGTCAGTTTTGGAACCGGGGATTAAGTGATGTCTACTTAGTGCAAACCATCACCCGCTCCTATATTTTGCGAGTCTCTCATCACCACTGGCGCAGCCGTTCGGATGTCTATTTTGAATTAGAATTTCTCTCATTCTGTCGTGATCGCTGTTTACCCATCGCCTATCCCCTAAGAACGACCGATAATCGCCTCGCAGTAGAAATTAACGCCCCCGAAGGAGAACGTTATGCAGCCCTATTTGTCTTTGCAGAAGGGGAAGTGCCCCTAGGAGATGTCAACCCCACCCAAAGTTATCTCCTCGGGGAAACCCTAGCCCGCATCCATGAAGCGGCCCATCTCTTTCGCAGTCGCTATCATCGAGAACCCCTCTCCTTAGAGTATTTATTCGATCGCTCGTTGCATGTGATTTCCCCCTTCTTCTCCCATCGTCCCTGCGATCGCGACTATCTCAACCAGACCATCGCCGACAGCAAAGCCCGCCTAGAAGCCCTACCCCAATCCGAACCCCACTGGACCATTTGCTGGGGAGATCCCCATAGTGGCAACGCCCATTTTACTCCCGATGGTCGGGTGACCCTCTTTGATTTTGACCAATGCGGCTATGGCTGGCGGGCCTTCGATGTGGCCAAATTCCTCCATATTGCTCTGCGAACCGGCATTAGTCGTAAAATTCGCGATGCCTTCCTCGTCGGCTATGAGAGCGTTAGCCCCCTCGAACCCATCGAAACAGAGATGTTTCAACCCCTCACCCAAGCAGCCCATCTCTGGAGTTGGGCGATCGCCGTCAACAACGCCATGATGGACAACCACAGTCGTCTGGACAACAGTTATTTCAGCCAACGCCTCGAACAACTCAAACTGCTGCGTTCTCCCGACTGGGGACTGTTCTAA
- a CDS encoding ABC transporter ATP-binding protein yields MSLTLDRVSLTTASGRLTLLEEISLQLTWGDRLGLVGISGAGKSLLLRLLNRLQDPTTGRILWGDRPLGELPVLEIRRQIVLVPQESTLLGMTVIEAMAYPLKLRGVGAAEIQRRIDEWCDRLKIPSDWLPKTELQLSLGQRQWVAIARALATEPQVLLLDEPTSALDVGRGEMLMGLLSTLTQERSMILVMANHQLDLVRQFASQVLHLQRGRMVTYCSATDLDWLGLHQDFVAARQRVDEEWNLDHDEGSPTLG; encoded by the coding sequence ATGTCTTTAACTCTTGACCGCGTTTCTCTGACGACGGCTTCAGGGCGCTTGACGCTGCTTGAGGAGATTTCTCTACAACTGACGTGGGGCGATCGCCTGGGACTGGTGGGGATTTCGGGGGCAGGAAAATCTCTGTTGTTGCGGCTGTTGAATCGGTTACAGGACCCGACGACGGGGAGGATTCTCTGGGGCGATCGCCCGTTGGGGGAACTTCCTGTTCTGGAGATACGCCGTCAAATTGTTTTGGTTCCTCAGGAGTCGACGTTATTGGGGATGACGGTGATCGAGGCCATGGCCTATCCCCTGAAATTACGGGGGGTGGGGGCAGCAGAGATTCAGCGACGGATTGACGAGTGGTGCGATCGCCTGAAAATTCCCTCGGATTGGTTGCCGAAGACGGAACTGCAATTGTCTCTCGGACAACGCCAATGGGTAGCGATCGCCCGGGCCTTGGCGACGGAACCGCAGGTTCTCTTACTCGATGAACCCACCTCCGCCCTCGATGTGGGCCGGGGGGAGATGTTAATGGGCCTCCTCTCGACGCTGACTCAGGAGCGATCGATGATTCTGGTGATGGCAAATCATCAATTGGATCTGGTGCGTCAGTTCGCCTCCCAGGTGTTACATCTACAAAGGGGACGCATGGTGACCTATTGTTCAGCGACAGACTTGGATTGGCTCGGACTCCATCAAGATTTTGTCGCGGCCCGTCAACGGGTTGATGAGGAATGGAACCTCGATCATGATGAGGGTTCCCCTACGTTGGGTTAG
- a CDS encoding WecB/TagA/CpsF family glycosyltransferase — MTADPLPRLSILGSPVHLHPNYCQWLRSQLDQQRGLHVVTLNAEMTMQAQQNPQLAAAIQQADLVIPDGAGVVLYLKLVGQPCQRQPGIELAQQLLAQLSPQEPVVCYGGKPEVIQQAARHLRQQYPHLTLSGVYHGYLNQDEQHQLLQDLHQQQPAVILVGLGVPRQELWIQHHRHHCPRAIWIGVGGSFDIWGGVKPRAPRWMGDNHLEWAYRLYQEPWRWRRMLALPKFAWNALVEIMMGNRQGKRDKQAKRTQK, encoded by the coding sequence ATGACCGCTGACCCCCTACCTCGTCTCTCGATTCTCGGAAGTCCCGTCCATCTCCATCCCAACTATTGCCAATGGCTGCGATCGCAACTTGATCAGCAGCGGGGCCTGCATGTGGTCACCCTCAACGCCGAAATGACCATGCAAGCCCAACAAAACCCCCAACTCGCCGCCGCCATTCAGCAGGCAGACTTAGTCATTCCCGATGGGGCCGGCGTTGTCTTGTACCTGAAACTCGTCGGCCAACCCTGCCAACGCCAACCAGGAATCGAACTCGCCCAACAACTCCTTGCCCAACTGTCTCCCCAAGAACCCGTCGTCTGTTATGGCGGCAAGCCCGAGGTGATCCAACAGGCCGCCCGTCACCTGCGTCAGCAATATCCTCACCTCACCCTCAGCGGTGTCTATCACGGCTATCTCAACCAAGACGAACAACACCAACTCCTGCAAGACTTACACCAGCAACAACCCGCCGTCATCCTAGTGGGGCTAGGAGTTCCCCGACAAGAACTCTGGATTCAACACCATCGCCATCACTGTCCCCGGGCCATCTGGATTGGCGTGGGGGGTAGCTTTGACATCTGGGGCGGCGTGAAACCCCGCGCTCCCCGATGGATGGGAGATAATCATTTAGAATGGGCCTACCGGCTGTATCAAGAACCCTGGCGTTGGCGCAGAATGTTGGCTCTCCCTAAATTTGCCTGGAATGCCCTAGTAGAGATTATGATGGGCAATAGGCAAGGAAAACGGGACAAACAAGCTAAAAGAACTCAGAAATAG
- a CDS encoding AI-2E family transporter: protein MKLGDWIAVICFVVALVIIWEFREALLLVLGAVVLSIALNSLVRLLQAWGDLFGIKLSRGMAVLISIVLVGLFGTLFFALVAPPFINQFQQLIELAPIGFQRFLNWLDQIRVSPPVWLNLEQLQLPNFSELAQQVGPLAQNVIENFVTFFSNSLAVLVKLLFVLVLTVMFLVDPTSYRTLLIRLFPSFYRRRADKILTLCEEVLLGWMGGIVINSIFVAILSAIGLAALQVRFVFAHALLAGVFNFVPNIGPMLSVIFPISVALLDSPLKALGVLILYLVIQNVESYWFSPMVMRKQISLLPAVTLTAQIFFATFLGLLGLILALPLAVVTKTWLEEAFFKDFLDRWGGTPRSEISRQMVAIEDAQLSPSHGEMVTEGMADPWES from the coding sequence GTGAAACTAGGTGATTGGATTGCTGTTATTTGCTTTGTTGTCGCCCTCGTCATCATCTGGGAGTTTCGCGAAGCCCTCCTTTTGGTACTGGGTGCGGTGGTCTTGTCGATTGCCCTCAACAGCTTGGTTCGGCTTCTGCAAGCCTGGGGCGATCTCTTTGGGATAAAGCTCTCACGGGGCATGGCAGTTTTGATTTCTATCGTCTTGGTTGGGCTATTTGGCACCTTGTTTTTTGCCCTAGTGGCGCCCCCGTTTATCAATCAGTTTCAACAACTCATTGAACTAGCTCCCATTGGCTTTCAACGCTTCCTCAACTGGCTCGATCAAATTCGTGTCTCTCCCCCCGTTTGGCTCAACCTCGAACAACTGCAACTCCCCAACTTTTCAGAATTAGCTCAGCAGGTTGGCCCCTTAGCTCAAAATGTCATCGAAAACTTTGTCACCTTCTTTTCTAATTCCCTGGCGGTTTTAGTCAAACTGCTATTTGTCTTGGTCTTGACGGTGATGTTTCTGGTTGATCCCACCTCCTACCGCACCCTGCTGATTCGGCTGTTTCCCTCCTTTTACCGACGGCGAGCTGATAAAATTCTCACCCTCTGCGAAGAAGTCCTACTGGGCTGGATGGGGGGCATTGTTATTAACTCCATCTTTGTGGCCATCCTAAGTGCCATCGGTTTGGCGGCCTTGCAAGTTCGCTTTGTCTTTGCCCATGCCCTCTTGGCCGGAGTATTTAACTTTGTCCCCAACATTGGCCCGATGTTAAGCGTGATCTTTCCCATTTCGGTCGCCCTCTTGGATAGTCCCTTAAAAGCCTTAGGGGTTCTCATCTTGTACCTGGTGATCCAAAATGTGGAAAGTTACTGGTTTAGCCCCATGGTGATGCGGAAACAGATTTCCCTATTGCCCGCTGTTACCCTGACGGCTCAAATTTTCTTTGCCACGTTTTTAGGCTTGCTGGGGCTGATTTTAGCCTTACCCTTGGCTGTGGTCACCAAAACCTGGTTAGAAGAAGCCTTTTTCAAAGATTTTCTCGATCGTTGGGGGGGCACTCCCCGCAGTGAAATCTCCCGACAGATGGTGGCCATTGAAGATGCCCAACTCTCCCCGAGTCATGGAGAAATGGTAACCGAGGGGATGGCAGATCCTTGGGAGAGTTAA
- a CDS encoding DUF3747 domain-containing protein has product MQLIKQRILFGLAALGLGGTLVPEAIAHSHRQENNAPEVAARFEQAEVDSGQFIAIAAPVGRTNGYQLLVVEQRSNSRPCWEEQGSQPTLVDPLLLEFDFTGVCGRSTDSNGYSIRAGQQDLGLRYSLQVRQRNGELVLMGIPMGGDRSLPRLQLGRTRGPADGGFYRIHLDPGWRFTRRSYQGQGLGHIYLTHDLTLAQLADQPASPPSPSVQDPVPTAQPQTPAQGSVTLQESDASESSLETPNTIEFGDDPRTMPSGDDRSAPSTGLPSLTPEGANQESLIYDEVEDQPFAAPVLRQQFPNSPLPAFRDES; this is encoded by the coding sequence ATGCAACTCATCAAACAACGGATTCTGTTCGGGTTGGCCGCCCTGGGCTTAGGGGGGACTCTCGTCCCGGAGGCGATCGCCCACAGTCATCGCCAAGAGAACAACGCCCCCGAGGTCGCCGCACGATTTGAACAGGCCGAAGTTGATTCGGGTCAATTCATTGCCATTGCTGCCCCTGTGGGGCGAACCAACGGCTACCAACTCCTGGTTGTGGAACAGCGTTCCAATAGCCGCCCCTGTTGGGAAGAACAGGGCAGCCAGCCCACGTTAGTCGATCCCCTCCTGCTGGAGTTTGACTTTACAGGCGTTTGTGGCCGCAGCACCGATAGTAATGGCTACTCCATCCGGGCCGGACAGCAAGATTTGGGATTACGCTACAGTCTCCAAGTCAGACAACGGAACGGAGAACTGGTGTTGATGGGAATTCCTATGGGGGGCGATCGCAGCCTCCCTCGGTTGCAACTCGGACGAACCCGTGGACCGGCTGATGGGGGGTTTTATCGCATTCATCTCGATCCCGGTTGGCGCTTTACCCGTCGCAGCTACCAGGGACAAGGCCTAGGTCATATCTATCTCACCCATGACCTAACTTTGGCACAATTAGCGGACCAACCGGCCTCCCCTCCCAGTCCGTCTGTCCAAGACCCGGTTCCCACTGCACAGCCTCAGACCCCCGCTCAAGGTAGTGTGACCTTACAGGAGTCCGACGCCTCCGAGTCCTCGTTAGAGACTCCCAACACCATCGAGTTTGGCGATGACCCCCGCACGATGCCCTCGGGGGATGACCGTTCTGCCCCCAGTACGGGTTTACCGTCCTTGACCCCTGAAGGGGCTAATCAAGAGAGCCTAATCTACGATGAGGTCGAAGACCAACCCTTTGCCGCCCCCGTGCTGCGGCAACAATTCCCTAATTCCCCCCTCCCTGCCTTCCGGGACGAAAGTTGA
- a CDS encoding J domain-containing protein, with protein sequence MELLDCYRLLGLTPHASLAEVKASYRRLARRLHPDLNPGLPHDPFVRLHQAYQVLLEVAPATPPISQGPVPTTAPPVHPATTPPPRAPQEAAPQPASPFRHHPQLSPFERQLKSQAYYRLQGLLSQGKFAYAIALVEGLSQRLAVDLEVRQWQAVTYQRVARHAMTRGEFRKAHIYLKKALRTDPNNRSLRQEVEGDFQQLQQQVRQRARQPKRR encoded by the coding sequence ATGGAGTTACTGGATTGTTATCGCCTGTTAGGATTAACCCCTCACGCGAGTTTAGCTGAGGTAAAAGCCTCTTATCGGCGCTTGGCGCGACGGTTACATCCGGATCTCAATCCTGGACTCCCTCATGATCCCTTTGTGCGCTTGCATCAGGCCTATCAGGTTCTCTTAGAGGTGGCTCCGGCCACACCCCCTATCTCTCAGGGGCCAGTCCCCACAACGGCCCCTCCGGTGCATCCGGCTACGACGCCGCCACCCCGGGCCCCTCAAGAGGCTGCCCCTCAACCCGCCTCACCGTTCCGCCATCACCCCCAACTGTCCCCCTTCGAGCGTCAGTTGAAGTCTCAGGCCTACTATCGTCTGCAAGGGTTACTCAGTCAAGGCAAGTTTGCCTATGCGATCGCCCTCGTGGAAGGGTTATCGCAACGACTGGCGGTCGATCTCGAAGTGCGTCAGTGGCAAGCAGTGACCTATCAGCGCGTGGCCCGTCACGCCATGACCCGAGGCGAGTTTCGTAAAGCGCACATCTATCTGAAAAAGGCGTTGCGCACCGATCCAAATAACCGCAGTCTTCGCCAAGAAGTCGAGGGAGATTTTCAGCAGTTACAGCAACAGGTGCGACAACGCGCTCGTCAACCCAAACGCCGCTAG
- a CDS encoding ATP-dependent Clp protease proteolytic subunit — MPIGVPKVPYQMPGDTYTQWIDIYNRLYRERIIFIGRDIDDELANQVIAVMLYLASEDPDKDIMVYINSPGGVVSSGMAIYDTMQHIKADVVTICVGLAASMGSFLLAAGTPGKRLALPHSRIMIHQPSGGTRGQASDIQIEAKEILRIRHQLNEIYAANTKQPLEKIEKDMDRDFFLSAEQAKEYGLIDRVLEGKPV, encoded by the coding sequence ATGCCTATTGGCGTACCTAAAGTTCCGTATCAAATGCCTGGGGATACCTACACCCAGTGGATTGATATTTATAACCGCCTCTATCGGGAGCGGATTATCTTCATCGGTCGGGATATTGACGATGAACTCGCCAATCAAGTCATTGCGGTGATGCTATATTTAGCCTCCGAAGACCCCGATAAAGACATCATGGTCTATATCAATTCTCCCGGTGGGGTGGTCAGTTCCGGGATGGCTATCTATGACACCATGCAGCATATTAAAGCCGATGTGGTGACCATTTGTGTCGGCTTAGCGGCCTCGATGGGGTCTTTCTTGCTGGCCGCTGGAACCCCCGGTAAACGTCTGGCGTTGCCCCACTCCCGGATTATGATTCACCAACCCTCTGGGGGAACTCGTGGCCAAGCCAGTGACATTCAAATTGAGGCGAAGGAAATTCTGCGGATTCGCCATCAGTTGAATGAGATTTATGCGGCCAACACGAAACAGCCCCTTGAGAAAATCGAGAAAGATATGGATCGAGATTTCTTTCTCTCCGCCGAACAGGCCAAGGAATACGGATTAATCGATCGCGTCTTGGAAGGAAAGCCGGTCTAA
- a CDS encoding ATP-dependent Clp protease proteolytic subunit: MNLPIQAVQSPYYGSSPNRTPPPDLPSLLLKERIVYLGMPLVAQVTELIIAQLLYLQYDDPDKPIKIYINSTGTSNYGGEPVGFETEAFAICDTLNYIKPPVHTICLGTAMGMAAMLLSAGTPGCRASLPHASIILQQPKSFAQGQATDIQIRAKEVLANKATMLEIFAQNTGHSVEKIAKDMDRLFYLTPEQAKDYGLIDRVLVSEKGDKHTQQLAGVS, encoded by the coding sequence ATGAACCTACCGATTCAAGCTGTCCAATCTCCCTATTACGGCAGTTCCCCTAATCGCACTCCTCCCCCAGATTTGCCCTCCCTGCTTCTCAAAGAGCGCATCGTCTATTTGGGAATGCCTCTGGTTGCTCAAGTGACGGAGTTGATCATCGCCCAACTGCTTTACTTACAGTACGACGACCCCGACAAACCCATTAAAATCTATATCAACTCCACGGGAACCTCCAACTATGGCGGGGAACCCGTTGGCTTTGAAACCGAAGCCTTTGCCATTTGCGATACCCTCAACTACATTAAGCCCCCCGTTCATACCATTTGTCTGGGAACGGCGATGGGAATGGCCGCAATGCTGTTGTCTGCTGGGACTCCTGGCTGTCGTGCCAGTTTGCCCCATGCCTCGATTATCTTGCAACAGCCGAAAAGCTTTGCCCAAGGACAAGCCACCGATATCCAAATTCGGGCTAAGGAAGTCCTGGCTAACAAGGCCACTATGTTGGAAATTTTTGCTCAGAACACGGGTCATTCCGTTGAGAAAATTGCCAAGGATATGGATCGCTTGTTCTATCTAACCCCAGAACAAGCCAAAGACTATGGCCTCATTGACCGCGTTCTCGTCAGTGAGAAAGGGGACAAACACACTCAACAACTGGCGGGCGTATCCTAA
- a CDS encoding NAD(+) kinase, with the protein MPKVGIIYNEVKPAACRVKTQLEQALTARGCQVRVVTGMGGILGHSKPDSPVCHTPIHGLVPPGFDKDFDFGIVLGGDGTVLAAFRQVAPLGIPLLTVNTGHMGFLTETYLSQLDSALEAVFQGHCRIEERTMVTVRVLREGTVLWEALCLNEMVLHREPLTSMCHFEVMVGQHSPVDIAADGVIVSTPTGSTAYALSSGGPVITPNVQVLQLVPICPHSLASRALIFSDTESVHVLPATRERMMMVVDGNAGCYVLPDDRVVIEKSDYTARFLRLRPTEFFRVLREKLGWGLPHIAKPTSVELP; encoded by the coding sequence GTGCCGAAAGTTGGCATTATCTACAACGAAGTTAAACCCGCCGCCTGTCGCGTCAAAACGCAACTGGAACAGGCTCTAACCGCCCGAGGATGTCAGGTGCGGGTCGTTACGGGAATGGGAGGCATTTTGGGCCACTCCAAACCCGACAGCCCTGTGTGTCATACTCCCATTCATGGCTTAGTTCCCCCTGGCTTTGATAAAGACTTTGACTTTGGCATCGTCCTCGGGGGCGACGGGACTGTGTTAGCCGCCTTCCGCCAGGTGGCGCCCCTGGGAATTCCCCTATTGACCGTCAACACGGGACATATGGGATTTCTGACCGAAACCTATCTCAGCCAACTCGACAGCGCCCTAGAGGCCGTCTTTCAGGGACATTGTCGCATCGAAGAACGCACTATGGTGACCGTGCGCGTCTTGCGAGAGGGGACCGTTCTTTGGGAGGCCCTCTGTCTCAATGAGATGGTGTTACATCGGGAACCCCTCACGAGTATGTGTCACTTCGAGGTGATGGTGGGACAACATTCCCCCGTCGATATTGCCGCTGACGGCGTCATCGTCTCTACCCCCACCGGTTCGACGGCCTATGCCCTCTCCTCCGGTGGCCCGGTGATTACCCCCAATGTCCAAGTTCTCCAGTTAGTGCCGATTTGTCCCCACTCCCTCGCCTCCCGGGCCCTGATTTTCTCAGACACGGAATCGGTGCACGTGCTACCGGCGACTCGGGAACGGATGATGATGGTTGTTGATGGCAACGCCGGCTGCTATGTCTTACCCGACGATCGCGTCGTTATCGAAAAATCTGACTATACCGCTCGCTTTCTGCGTCTGCGCCCAACGGAGTTTTTCCGAGTCTTACGGGAGAAACTCGGCTGGGGATTACCGCATATCGCCAAACCCACCTCCGTGGAACTTCCCTAG